One stretch of Balneola sp. MJW-20 DNA includes these proteins:
- a CDS encoding DUF4412 domain-containing protein — MKVIIRTLACALFLTGLMSINAAAQFEGQIQMALYGDDENGNPETSYANLFVTKDRIMLKGEESMKMNDMMDAEGILVRHDMRDFVLMMGNNKALQITKAEIESLIQTFSGWSQGSRENTPSEDDMDYKYTNRTRTINGYECTEMVVTSKEEPGKSLSIWLTPDIQINWGILKEPWKNLPKDIENGVNNIGRDVVFSGKNFPMLIEENGGSESKVIMEVSNVNESSIAKAMVEIPAGMKLVSMKEFMFDMMMQQ; from the coding sequence ATGAAAGTAATTATCAGAACGCTTGCCTGTGCGCTCTTCCTTACAGGTCTGATGAGTATAAACGCTGCTGCCCAGTTTGAAGGACAGATCCAGATGGCTCTTTACGGAGATGACGAAAACGGCAATCCGGAGACCAGTTATGCTAATCTTTTCGTAACAAAAGACCGCATCATGCTGAAGGGCGAAGAGAGTATGAAAATGAATGATATGATGGATGCAGAGGGAATACTGGTTCGTCATGACATGAGAGACTTTGTTCTCATGATGGGAAATAACAAAGCACTGCAGATCACTAAAGCGGAGATCGAGAGTCTTATACAGACCTTCAGCGGATGGTCTCAGGGCAGTAGGGAAAATACTCCATCTGAAGATGATATGGATTACAAGTATACAAACCGGACACGAACCATCAACGGTTATGAATGCACAGAGATGGTGGTTACTTCAAAGGAAGAGCCAGGGAAATCATTATCGATCTGGCTGACCCCTGATATTCAGATCAATTGGGGAATCCTAAAAGAGCCATGGAAAAACCTTCCAAAAGATATTGAGAATGGAGTAAATAATATCGGCCGTGATGTGGTGTTTTCCGGCAAGAACTTCCCGATGCTTATCGAAGAAAACGGCGGAAGTGAATCCAAAGTGATCATGGAAGTCAGTAATGTAAATGAGTCCAGTATTGCTAAAGCAATGGTTGAGATCCCAGCCGGCATGAAGCTGGTCAGCATGAAGGAATTTATGTTCGACATGATGATGCAGCAGTAA
- the mnmA gene encoding tRNA 2-thiouridine(34) synthase MnmA encodes MSKKGRVLVAMSGGVDSSVAAVMLREQGYEVIGITMKTWDYHRSGGNSGKETGCCTVESMNDARHIAVNHGFKHFIVDIREEFGDWVIDRFVDDYLGGRTPNPCVLCNTHIKWAALLKRADNLGCDYIATGHYAKVREENGRYIISRGLDPKKDQSYALWGVAQKHLERTIFPLGGYSKTEIRQIAEDHGLLNVANKPDSYEICFVPDDDYRRFLKDRVEGLEEKMSGGKFVDKHGNIIGEHEGFPFYTIGQRRGLNLALGHPVYVTHIDAETNTITVGEKEDLVSSTLIANEINLIKYDRIPEENMEIKGAIRYNDDGAIGYLTQLDEDRIKVHFPAGREAITPGQAVVCYEGDDVVAGGWIRKVNVGMDDLVSA; translated from the coding sequence ATGAGTAAAAAAGGTCGAGTTTTAGTAGCCATGAGTGGCGGTGTTGATTCCTCTGTAGCAGCAGTGATGCTTCGTGAACAGGGATATGAAGTGATCGGCATCACCATGAAAACATGGGATTATCACCGCAGCGGCGGCAATTCCGGAAAAGAGACCGGATGCTGTACGGTGGAGTCTATGAATGACGCCCGTCATATTGCTGTGAATCATGGTTTCAAACATTTCATCGTTGATATCCGGGAAGAATTCGGAGACTGGGTGATCGATCGTTTTGTGGATGATTACCTGGGAGGGCGAACGCCCAATCCCTGTGTGCTTTGCAATACCCACATTAAATGGGCAGCCCTGCTCAAAAGAGCGGATAATCTGGGCTGTGATTATATCGCTACCGGTCACTATGCTAAAGTCAGAGAAGAGAACGGTCGATATATCATCTCCAGGGGACTGGATCCGAAAAAAGATCAGTCATATGCACTTTGGGGCGTGGCTCAAAAGCACCTGGAACGTACTATTTTTCCATTGGGCGGCTATTCAAAGACCGAGATTCGTCAGATCGCTGAAGATCACGGATTACTGAACGTGGCCAACAAACCGGACAGCTATGAGATCTGCTTTGTTCCGGATGATGATTATCGTCGATTTCTGAAAGACCGTGTAGAGGGGCTTGAGGAGAAAATGTCAGGTGGAAAATTCGTAGATAAGCACGGGAACATCATTGGTGAGCATGAAGGTTTTCCGTTCTATACCATCGGTCAGAGAAGAGGACTAAATCTTGCTCTGGGTCACCCGGTTTATGTGACACATATCGATGCAGAAACCAATACGATCACGGTTGGTGAAAAAGAGGACCTCGTAAGCTCTACGCTGATCGCAAATGAGATCAATCTTATCAAATACGATCGTATCCCGGAAGAGAATATGGAAATTAAGGGTGCGATACGATATAATGACGATGGTGCGATCGGTTATCTGACTCAGCTTGATGAAGACCGCATCAAAGTGCACTTTCCTGCCGGCAGAGAAGCCATTACCCCCGGGCAGGCAGTGGTTTGCTATGAAGGGGATGATGTTGTTGCCGGTGGATGGATACGAAAGGTCAATGTAGGTATGGATGATCTGGTTTCTGCCTGA
- a CDS encoding DUF4440 domain-containing protein, whose product MIKSYTVLILICIIISCTHSDQTEIWKEEILNTEREFSAMAAREGIAEAFINFADEDAVLMRNNELIKSRDSISSFYAGRMDTGLSWEPDFVEVSESGDLGYTYGQYSYTYQNTDGDTATVTGIFHTVWKRQSDGGWKFVWD is encoded by the coding sequence ATGATAAAGTCTTACACCGTACTCATTCTGATCTGTATTATCATATCCTGCACTCACTCGGATCAAACAGAGATCTGGAAAGAGGAGATCCTTAACACAGAAAGGGAGTTTTCCGCAATGGCTGCCAGGGAAGGCATTGCAGAGGCTTTCATAAACTTTGCGGACGAGGATGCCGTATTAATGCGAAACAATGAGCTTATCAAAAGCAGAGACAGTATTTCCTCATTTTACGCCGGCCGTATGGATACCGGTCTCAGCTGGGAACCTGATTTTGTAGAAGTATCCGAATCCGGAGATTTGGGATATACCTACGGCCAATATTCCTACACTTATCAGAATACAGATGGAGATACTGCTACAGTTACCGGAATTTTTCATACCGTTTGGAAAAGACAGTCCGATGGCGGCTGGAAGTTTGTGTGGGATTGA
- a CDS encoding alkene reductase, whose translation MSNQPLLQSYTSDNLKLDNRVVMAPMTRSRADNEGNVPTGDLQGLYYEQRASAGLIITEGSQISERAVGYINTPGIHTEAQTKGWKEVTERVHNAGGKIFIQLWHVGRISHPDFHNGELPHAPSAINPNEKSYTPEGFKDTVTPKEMTKEDIKQTVADFRNAAKNAMDAGFDGVEIHSSNGYLIHQFFNGTSNHRTDEYGGSIENRARFFFEVLDAIKEEVPEGKIGARFNPSLHGIFGMEMDEETIPTFDYVISKLNDYDLAYIHLSEPFNDVSDIPYAVEEIAKRYRPMYNGTLMINAGFDREKGNKVIEDGDADLVSYGKLYVSNPDLVERFEAKAELAEWDADTFYTPGKKGYTDYPVMEKSEA comes from the coding sequence ATGAGCAACCAACCATTATTACAATCCTACACCTCAGATAATTTAAAACTGGACAACCGTGTGGTCATGGCCCCTATGACGCGCAGCCGGGCAGACAATGAGGGTAACGTTCCCACCGGCGATCTACAGGGACTTTACTACGAACAGAGAGCCTCTGCCGGACTCATCATTACCGAAGGCTCCCAGATTTCTGAAAGAGCGGTCGGATATATCAATACTCCCGGTATTCATACCGAAGCACAAACGAAGGGCTGGAAAGAAGTAACGGAAAGAGTTCATAATGCCGGCGGTAAGATCTTTATTCAGCTCTGGCATGTGGGACGGATCTCTCATCCTGATTTTCATAACGGCGAACTGCCTCATGCTCCTTCAGCAATAAACCCGAATGAGAAATCCTATACCCCGGAAGGATTCAAAGATACGGTCACCCCAAAAGAGATGACCAAAGAGGATATTAAGCAAACCGTAGCAGACTTCCGCAATGCGGCAAAAAATGCTATGGATGCCGGATTTGACGGGGTTGAGATCCATTCATCCAACGGTTATCTGATCCATCAGTTCTTTAACGGTACTTCCAATCACAGAACCGACGAATACGGCGGGAGTATAGAGAACAGAGCCCGGTTCTTTTTCGAGGTACTGGATGCCATCAAAGAAGAAGTACCCGAAGGTAAGATCGGTGCACGCTTCAATCCATCCCTGCACGGAATCTTCGGGATGGAAATGGATGAAGAGACCATTCCTACCTTTGATTACGTGATCAGTAAGCTGAATGATTACGATCTGGCCTATATTCATCTTTCCGAGCCCTTCAATGATGTATCGGATATTCCCTATGCAGTGGAAGAGATCGCCAAACGGTATCGCCCGATGTATAACGGGACGCTTATGATCAACGCTGGATTTGACCGTGAAAAAGGAAATAAAGTGATCGAAGACGGAGATGCCGATCTGGTATCCTATGGCAAGCTTTATGTGTCCAACCCTGATCTGGTGGAGCGCTTTGAAGCCAAAGCTGAACTCGCCGAGTGGGATGCGGATACCTTTTATACACCAGGCAAGAAAGGATATACCGATTATCCGGTGATGGAAAAGAGCGAAGCCTAA
- a CDS encoding HNH endonuclease, translated as MNANVLVLNQDYQPLSVCSVQRSMKLIFLEKAELLHDDPERELRTTRRSYSYPSVIRLRNYIRLPYAKIVLSRRNVMRRDDFTCQYCGKRSDLTIDHVIPKSRGGKDTWENLTTACDKCNVKKGNRTPKEAQMLLQTKPYRPVPITFFRDYSGGVQENWKPYLYMT; from the coding sequence ATGAATGCTAATGTACTCGTTCTAAATCAGGATTATCAGCCACTGAGTGTATGTTCGGTGCAGCGGTCTATGAAGTTGATCTTTCTGGAAAAAGCTGAACTGTTGCATGATGATCCGGAACGTGAACTCCGGACTACCCGCCGTTCTTATTCCTATCCGTCAGTGATCCGGCTCAGAAACTATATACGGCTACCCTATGCTAAGATCGTGTTGTCCCGCAGAAATGTAATGAGGAGAGACGATTTTACCTGCCAATACTGCGGAAAAAGATCTGATCTGACCATCGATCATGTGATCCCTAAGAGCAGAGGTGGTAAAGATACCTGGGAAAATCTTACCACGGCCTGTGATAAATGTAATGTGAAAAAAGGAAACCGTACTCCTAAAGAAGCACAGATGCTGCTGCAGACTAAACCCTATCGTCCTGTTCCGATCACTTTCTTTCGGGATTATTCCGGCGGTGTACAGGAAAACTGGAAGCCTTATTTGTATATGACTTAG
- a CDS encoding Glu/Leu/Phe/Val dehydrogenase, whose amino-acid sequence MPKKDSTQSGYYKEPAPHVSNDSPFASMMERFETAAKILELDPGVFKYLSSPEKVVTVSIPVTMDDGRIEVFEGIRVVHNSILGPSKGGIRYAPDVTLDEVKALAAWMTWKCAVVNVPFGGAKGGVRVNPKELSQGELERLTRRYTANMFDVFGPDKDIPAPDMNTNEQIMAWIMDTYSMKQHRTETAVVTGKPIILGGSKGRREATGRGVVTCTLAALGKLKISPSNTSVVVQGFGNVGSVSAQLMYEQGAKILAISDLSGGYYNENGINIDQALKYVQENGNSLEGFPNAEPITNEELLKLKCDVLIPAAKEDQINKNNASDVNARIIAEGANGPVTANADPILEDKEIMVIPDILANAGGVTVSYFEWVQDRHGYFWTEERVNRRLNRMMRESFDNLFKVSGKYNITLRQAAYVYGIDRVATTLKLRGIYA is encoded by the coding sequence ATGCCAAAGAAAGACTCTACTCAGAGCGGTTATTATAAAGAACCAGCACCTCACGTATCAAACGATTCACCCTTTGCCTCCATGATGGAGCGGTTTGAAACCGCTGCAAAGATCCTGGAATTGGATCCGGGAGTATTTAAATATCTTTCAAGTCCTGAAAAAGTTGTTACGGTATCCATTCCGGTAACCATGGATGATGGCCGGATCGAAGTTTTTGAAGGGATCCGGGTAGTCCATAATTCTATTTTAGGTCCGTCTAAGGGCGGCATACGATATGCTCCGGATGTCACTCTTGATGAAGTAAAGGCCCTGGCTGCATGGATGACCTGGAAATGTGCGGTTGTCAATGTTCCTTTCGGCGGAGCCAAAGGCGGGGTTCGGGTAAATCCGAAAGAATTATCTCAGGGTGAACTTGAAAGACTCACTCGCAGGTACACGGCTAATATGTTTGATGTATTCGGTCCCGACAAAGATATTCCTGCTCCGGATATGAATACCAATGAGCAGATCATGGCCTGGATCATGGATACATACAGCATGAAACAGCATCGAACGGAAACAGCAGTTGTGACCGGTAAGCCCATTATCCTGGGCGGGTCCAAAGGACGAAGAGAAGCTACCGGACGAGGTGTTGTAACCTGTACTCTTGCTGCCCTTGGTAAATTAAAGATCTCTCCAAGTAATACCAGTGTGGTCGTTCAGGGATTCGGGAATGTAGGATCTGTTTCTGCTCAGCTGATGTACGAACAGGGTGCCAAAATCCTGGCGATCAGTGACCTTAGTGGTGGATACTATAATGAAAATGGGATCAATATAGATCAGGCCCTGAAATATGTTCAGGAAAACGGAAATTCTCTGGAAGGATTCCCTAACGCAGAACCCATCACCAATGAGGAACTGCTTAAACTTAAATGTGATGTGCTGATCCCTGCTGCTAAAGAAGATCAGATCAATAAAAACAATGCATCGGATGTGAACGCCCGGATCATTGCAGAAGGAGCCAATGGCCCGGTTACCGCAAATGCAGACCCGATCCTCGAGGATAAGGAGATCATGGTAATTCCTGATATTCTGGCAAACGCCGGAGGGGTTACTGTTTCCTATTTTGAGTGGGTTCAGGACCGGCATGGTTACTTCTGGACAGAGGAAAGAGTGAACCGCCGTTTGAACCGGATGATGAGAGAATCATTTGATAACTTGTTTAAGGTCAGCGGAAAGTATAATATCACCCTCAGACAAGCAGCCTATGTGTACGGTATTGACAGAGTAGCAACTACGCTCAAGCTGCGGGGCATCTATGCATAA
- a CDS encoding ATP-binding protein yields the protein MKIIQTLHLNSTYEEVEKLEGFLNDLQEKLSFDNEMYARLMLTVSEAVTNGIVHGNQLDESKKVHVKAETDDTYLYIVTEDDGDGFNPEDVPDPLAEENLLKPSGRGIFLMEEHADETNFSEDGTILTLKFRL from the coding sequence ATGAAAATAATACAGACCTTACATCTCAATTCGACCTACGAGGAAGTAGAAAAACTAGAAGGCTTTCTGAATGATCTTCAGGAAAAACTTTCTTTTGACAACGAGATGTATGCCCGCCTTATGCTCACCGTTTCCGAAGCCGTTACCAACGGTATTGTACATGGTAACCAACTGGACGAGTCTAAAAAAGTACATGTCAAAGCCGAGACAGACGATACTTATCTGTATATAGTCACTGAAGACGATGGGGATGGCTTTAACCCGGAAGATGTTCCCGACCCCCTTGCAGAAGAGAACCTGTTAAAACCCAGCGGTCGTGGTATCTTTTTGATGGAAGAGCATGCAGATGAGACCAATTTTTCTGAAGATGGCACCATTCTCACGCTCAAATTCAGGCTCTGA
- a CDS encoding TolC family protein codes for MRSLALLSIFLLAFSSVVYAQERDTLRISAAIEQGLENNYSIRLIRNDQDIAENNNTLGNAGLLPVLELVGSFNESTQNTITRFTSSSIPDIDNSGVVTTRLSYGVNASWTVFDGLTQYATLDRLSVNEDISENEARLQIELTLANIISTYYQIAGTQKAYAVLQNSVEISRERIRIAETRKDIGSGSEYDLLQARADYNADLAALTRAQTTLKRAKLSLKEILSDSSDQEYEVSRDIILREPLSLNSLLEDARQQNKDLNISRLNRSRAKAELNELKGDWFPELILNGGYTFNRTEASIGFTDFSETSGFNYGVTARLSLFEGFNRSREIQNARIELKNEELRTEQFLLQLDNQIRQIYIQYSDALSLIELEEENLQYAEQSLEIALERFRLGTINSVELREVQQTFLDAENRLIAAQIEAKTAEIELLRLSGRLLNREADSVE; via the coding sequence ATGAGATCATTAGCGCTGCTAAGCATATTCTTACTGGCCTTTAGTTCTGTCGTTTATGCACAGGAAAGGGATACCCTCAGAATCTCTGCGGCAATAGAGCAGGGTCTGGAAAATAATTACTCGATACGCTTGATCCGCAATGATCAGGATATAGCGGAAAATAATAACACTTTGGGTAATGCCGGTTTACTCCCGGTACTGGAACTGGTGGGTTCATTTAACGAAAGTACTCAGAATACGATCACAAGGTTTACTTCCAGTAGTATTCCTGATATTGATAACTCCGGCGTTGTTACCACCCGCTTATCATATGGTGTGAATGCCTCATGGACCGTTTTTGACGGACTCACTCAATATGCGACCCTGGACAGACTTTCTGTAAACGAGGACATATCCGAGAATGAAGCACGACTGCAAATTGAGCTAACCCTTGCTAATATCATCTCAACTTATTATCAGATCGCCGGGACTCAAAAAGCATATGCTGTACTGCAGAACTCTGTTGAAATATCCCGGGAAAGAATAAGGATCGCTGAGACCCGGAAAGACATCGGTTCCGGCTCTGAATATGACCTGTTGCAGGCACGTGCTGATTATAATGCAGACCTGGCAGCTCTTACACGAGCACAAACCACGCTTAAAAGAGCCAAGTTATCACTGAAAGAGATCCTTTCAGATTCTTCTGATCAGGAGTATGAAGTTAGCAGAGATATCATCCTGAGAGAACCACTTAGTCTGAATTCTTTACTGGAAGATGCACGGCAGCAAAATAAAGATCTTAATATCAGTCGGCTGAACCGATCCAGAGCTAAAGCTGAACTTAATGAATTAAAAGGAGACTGGTTCCCTGAGCTCATCTTGAACGGCGGATATACTTTTAATCGAACTGAGGCCAGTATAGGCTTTACTGACTTTTCTGAGACCTCGGGTTTTAATTATGGGGTTACGGCCAGACTGAGTTTGTTCGAGGGCTTTAACAGAAGCAGAGAAATTCAGAATGCTAGAATAGAATTAAAAAATGAAGAGCTCCGGACCGAGCAGTTCCTTTTGCAGCTGGATAATCAGATACGTCAGATCTACATTCAATACTCAGATGCATTGTCCCTCATCGAGCTGGAGGAAGAAAACCTTCAGTATGCTGAACAGAGTCTTGAAATCGCACTCGAAAGATTTCGGTTGGGTACCATAAATTCTGTTGAACTCAGGGAAGTACAACAGACATTCCTGGATGCTGAGAACAGACTGATCGCAGCACAGATAGAAGCAAAAACTGCAGAAATTGAATTACTCAGGTTAAGCGGAAGATTACTGAACAGAGAAGCAGATTCGGTTGAATAG
- a CDS encoding efflux RND transporter permease subunit — MSLSSLSIRRPVLATVFSIVIVLFGLISFQYLPVREYPAVDPPIITVSTSYIGANADVIESQITEPLEEQINGIAGIKTITSVSREGRSTVTVEFELDVNLETAANDVRARASRAVGNLPPDADPPVVSKADANSSPIVFYNIRSDSRNLLQLTDIANNLFKERVQTIAGVSSVQVWGDKTYSMRLWLDPLKMAAYDLTPLDVRNALLGQNVELPSGRIEGDLTELTVRTMGRLTEVEEFNDLIIRETDGSTIRMRDIGYAELGPQNERTILKRDGTPMVGVVLVPQPGANQIEIADEFYKRVAAIEKDLPADIETAIGFDTTTYVRASIDEVQQTIFIAFALVIAIIFLFLRDWRTTFIPIIVIPIALIGSFFVMYMAGFSINVLTLLAIVLAIGLVVDDAIVVLENIYTKIEMGETPIIAGIIGSKEIFFAVIATTAALVSVFMPILFLGGTTGRLFREFGVVIAGSVIISSFVALSLTPMLSTKLLKKREVKNRFYQITEPFFKSLNNAYRSSLETFLDHRWISAIVILLSGGLIYLFIQTLPREVAPLEDRSRIRMFAQAPEGASYEYMDNYMDKLVNLIEENVPEAKSVVSVTSPGFGASSSVNSGFAFAILEDPSERERSQDKIAQQLTGLVTELSGAQTFVSQEQTIGQNNLGGLPVQYVLQTQDFEKLKEVIPPFLEEVRKDPAFVYQDVNLKFNKPELQVNIDRDRAQALGVSVRDVAETLQLSLSGQRFDFFIMNGKQYQVIGQVSRRNRNEPVDLTSLYVRNNQGRLIQLDNLVNVEEQSSPPQLFRFNRYASATISASLAPGRTIADGIEVMDRISASVLDDSFTTSLSGPSRDYQESSSDLWFTFALALILIYLVLSAQFESFRDPLTIMITVPLALSGALFSMWYFNDTLNIFSQIGMIMLIGLVTKNGILIVEFANQRQRAGLPVMDAIKEASASRFRPILMTSISTVLGILPIALAVGAGAESRTSMGIAVIGGLIIGSILTLYVIPAVYSVLTNVKSSDEKVKEEEIKEAEKKMEMVGA; from the coding sequence ATGAGTTTGTCATCGTTAAGTATCCGCCGGCCGGTTCTTGCTACAGTATTTTCGATCGTGATCGTGCTGTTCGGTCTGATCTCCTTTCAATACCTTCCGGTACGAGAATATCCTGCAGTCGACCCGCCCATTATCACGGTCAGTACCTCCTATATCGGAGCAAATGCGGATGTGATCGAGTCTCAGATCACAGAACCTCTGGAAGAACAGATCAATGGTATTGCCGGTATAAAAACGATCACTTCGGTATCACGGGAAGGTAGAAGTACCGTTACTGTAGAGTTCGAACTTGATGTGAATCTGGAGACAGCAGCTAATGATGTAAGGGCAAGAGCATCCAGAGCGGTAGGCAACCTGCCACCGGATGCAGATCCTCCGGTAGTATCTAAAGCAGATGCGAATTCAAGCCCGATCGTATTTTATAACATCCGAAGTGATTCCAGAAATCTGCTCCAGCTAACGGATATAGCCAATAACCTTTTTAAGGAACGAGTGCAGACTATTGCCGGAGTCAGTTCCGTGCAGGTATGGGGAGACAAGACCTATTCCATGAGGTTATGGCTGGATCCGTTGAAAATGGCAGCTTACGATTTGACACCACTCGACGTGCGTAATGCATTACTGGGTCAGAATGTTGAATTACCCTCAGGCCGGATCGAAGGAGACCTTACCGAACTTACAGTCAGAACGATGGGGCGTCTTACAGAAGTAGAAGAATTCAATGACCTGATCATCCGGGAAACAGATGGAAGCACTATCCGGATGCGTGATATTGGTTATGCAGAACTGGGTCCTCAAAATGAAAGAACCATTCTGAAAAGGGATGGTACTCCTATGGTGGGGGTAGTCCTGGTCCCTCAGCCGGGAGCGAATCAGATCGAGATAGCCGACGAATTCTATAAAAGAGTAGCTGCAATTGAAAAAGATCTTCCTGCTGATATAGAAACGGCTATAGGTTTCGATACCACTACTTATGTGAGGGCATCGATCGATGAGGTACAGCAAACCATTTTTATTGCTTTTGCACTTGTGATCGCAATCATATTCCTGTTTCTGAGAGACTGGAGGACCACATTTATACCGATCATTGTAATACCCATCGCATTGATAGGCTCTTTCTTTGTTATGTATATGGCAGGGTTCTCTATAAACGTATTGACCCTGCTGGCTATCGTTCTTGCTATTGGACTAGTGGTAGATGATGCCATTGTAGTACTTGAAAATATCTACACTAAGATAGAAATGGGTGAAACTCCGATCATTGCCGGCATTATAGGATCCAAAGAGATCTTTTTTGCGGTTATTGCCACCACCGCAGCACTGGTGTCGGTATTTATGCCCATTCTTTTTCTTGGCGGTACCACAGGACGATTATTTCGTGAATTTGGTGTGGTTATCGCTGGTTCGGTGATCATATCTTCGTTTGTGGCTCTGTCACTCACACCCATGCTTTCAACCAAACTTCTTAAAAAAAGAGAAGTAAAGAACCGGTTCTATCAGATCACAGAACCATTCTTTAAATCGCTGAATAATGCCTACCGGTCATCTCTGGAGACTTTTTTAGACCATCGCTGGATTTCAGCAATTGTGATTCTTCTAAGCGGTGGTCTGATCTATCTTTTCATTCAGACGCTTCCCAGGGAAGTAGCCCCGCTCGAGGACCGAAGCCGGATCAGGATGTTCGCTCAGGCACCGGAAGGAGCATCATATGAGTACATGGATAATTACATGGACAAACTGGTGAACCTGATAGAGGAAAATGTGCCGGAAGCAAAATCAGTTGTCTCGGTCACCTCACCAGGATTCGGGGCTTCAAGTTCCGTGAATTCAGGATTTGCCTTCGCGATATTAGAGGATCCATCTGAAAGAGAAAGATCGCAGGATAAAATCGCACAGCAACTTACCGGACTGGTTACTGAATTAAGCGGTGCGCAGACCTTCGTTTCACAGGAACAGACCATAGGCCAGAATAATCTTGGTGGTTTACCGGTTCAGTATGTGTTACAAACTCAGGATTTCGAGAAGCTTAAAGAGGTGATCCCTCCCTTTCTGGAAGAGGTCAGAAAGGATCCGGCTTTTGTATATCAGGATGTAAATCTAAAATTCAATAAACCGGAACTGCAGGTCAATATTGACCGGGACCGGGCACAGGCACTGGGTGTTTCGGTGCGTGACGTAGCTGAAACTTTGCAGTTATCTTTGAGCGGGCAGCGATTTGATTTCTTTATAATGAACGGAAAACAATATCAGGTTATAGGTCAGGTATCACGCCGAAACCGGAATGAACCCGTTGATCTGACCTCATTATATGTAAGAAATAATCAAGGCAGACTGATACAGCTCGATAACCTGGTAAATGTAGAAGAGCAAAGTTCACCTCCTCAGTTATTCCGTTTTAATCGCTATGCATCAGCAACGATCTCTGCTTCACTGGCACCCGGAAGAACAATTGCAGATGGAATTGAGGTTATGGACAGGATATCAGCCAGTGTACTCGATGACAGTTTCACAACCAGCCTCTCTGGTCCATCCAGAGATTATCAGGAAAGTTCATCGGACCTATGGTTTACTTTTGCCCTGGCCCTGATCCTTATTTATCTGGTTCTTTCTGCTCAGTTTGAAAGTTTCAGGGATCCCCTAACGATTATGATTACGGTACCACTGGCACTTTCCGGAGCTCTATTTAGTATGTGGTACTTCAATGATACACTGAATATTTTCAGTCAGATCGGGATGATCATGCTGATAGGGTTGGTGACGAAGAACGGAATTCTTATTGTCGAATTTGCGAATCAAAGGCAAAGGGCGGGACTACCGGTCATGGATGCGATCAAAGAAGCCTCGGCATCCCGGTTTCGTCCTATTCTGATGACCTCGATCTCTACAGTCCTGGGGATCCTTCCGATAGCACTTGCAGTAGGAGCGGGTGCCGAAAGCCGGACATCGATGGGAATTGCAGTTATTGGCGGACTTATAATCGGGAGTATTCTGACCCTATATGTGATCCCTGCTGTATACTCAGTTCTAACAAATGTGAAATCTTCTGATGAAAAAGTGAAAGAAGAAGAGATCAAAGAAGCGGAAAAGAAAATGGAAATGGTGGGTGCCTGA